The Streptomyces sp. NBC_01197 genome window below encodes:
- a CDS encoding squalene/phytoene synthase family protein, translating to MQPLLLTGYQRTLTQAEIPCPLHAAYTAAAAYMARRERAVTLTVRHLAPQELQPHLLAVLAFGCVSDDTADDNPGNTTTVNAWADHALKALDGGPTTHPILRALVHTLLVRKTPDHWVRLFITRTRDETHFTGFDTDDDFTACVRAYTYPLLMMSVDVQYPGGADARQAEEWFPLAEAFHRIDSLCDLADDLGQGRLTIPRQDLADHDLTPCDLTFSGPSPGQVREVLRLMCRRAWTAHEASLACAEAAAPAYRRMALAAWDLQGRRLARCETAGLQLLRRVVHVGKTDAVRVAVSDAIRQWNSR from the coding sequence GTGCAGCCCCTCCTCCTGACCGGCTACCAGCGCACCCTGACCCAGGCCGAGATCCCCTGCCCCCTCCACGCGGCGTACACCGCCGCTGCCGCCTACATGGCCCGCCGCGAGCGCGCCGTAACCCTCACCGTCCGCCACCTCGCCCCCCAGGAACTACAACCGCACCTGTTGGCCGTGCTCGCCTTCGGCTGCGTCAGTGACGACACCGCGGACGACAACCCCGGCAACACGACCACCGTGAACGCCTGGGCCGACCACGCCCTGAAAGCCCTCGACGGCGGCCCCACCACACACCCCATCCTTCGGGCCCTCGTTCACACCCTCCTCGTCCGCAAGACCCCCGACCACTGGGTGCGCCTCTTCATCACCCGCACCCGCGACGAGACGCACTTCACCGGCTTCGACACCGACGACGACTTCACCGCGTGCGTACGCGCCTATACCTATCCCTTGCTGATGATGTCCGTCGACGTCCAGTACCCCGGCGGGGCCGACGCCCGGCAAGCCGAGGAATGGTTCCCGCTCGCCGAGGCATTCCACCGCATCGACTCCCTCTGCGACCTTGCCGACGACCTGGGCCAAGGACGCCTGACGATCCCCCGCCAGGACCTCGCCGACCACGACCTGACCCCCTGTGACCTCACCTTCTCGGGGCCGTCACCTGGCCAAGTCCGTGAGGTACTGCGCCTGATGTGCCGCCGGGCATGGACCGCGCACGAGGCGAGCCTGGCCTGCGCAGAAGCAGCCGCACCCGCGTACCGGCGGATGGCCCTCGCAGCCTGGGACCTCCAAGGCCGCCGCCTGGCCCGCTGTGAAACGGCCGGACTGCAGCTCTTGCGCCGGGTGGTGCATGTGGGCAAGACCGACGCGGTGCGCGTCGCGGTATCCGATGCCATCCGCCAGTGGAACAGCCGTTGA